A stretch of the Parabacteroides timonensis genome encodes the following:
- a CDS encoding MFS transporter: MKNENVIAKIIPVMLVFFTMGFIDLIGIATNYVKSDFDLSDTAANAFSVMVFLWFLVFSVPTGILMNKIGRKKTVLLSLIVTFVALCVPFVAYSSISMLLCFSLLGLGNTLMQVSLNPLLTNIVSGNKLPSFLTLGQFVKAIASFAAPIIAAQALIHYGNWKLLFPLFAVITLIAIFYLYFTDIKEHAIEGKTSSFKECIGMLGDRIILILFLGILVHVGIDVGVNITAPKLLIERTGMELAEAGYATSLYFLFRTCGCFAGTFILARFSSRNFFVISVCLMLLGILGLYFSFNAMTIYICVAFIGLGNSNVFPIIFSRALMYKPARNNEISGLMIMGIAGGAVFPLLMGLASDNLGGQVGAVVVLTVCVAYLVFLMLKFNENT, from the coding sequence ATGAAAAATGAAAATGTGATAGCAAAAATTATCCCGGTGATGCTGGTCTTCTTTACGATGGGGTTTATAGATCTTATCGGGATAGCTACGAATTATGTGAAGAGTGATTTTGACCTTTCCGATACGGCAGCCAATGCCTTTTCGGTGATGGTATTTCTGTGGTTCTTGGTCTTTTCTGTTCCTACGGGAATACTTATGAATAAAATCGGCAGGAAAAAGACGGTGCTGCTGAGTCTGATAGTCACCTTTGTTGCTTTATGTGTGCCTTTTGTCGCTTACAGCAGTATTTCCATGCTATTATGTTTTTCTCTTCTCGGACTGGGGAATACATTGATGCAAGTATCATTAAATCCTTTACTAACCAATATCGTAAGCGGGAATAAACTACCCAGTTTCCTGACATTGGGACAATTCGTAAAAGCTATAGCTTCTTTTGCTGCTCCGATTATTGCAGCTCAGGCATTGATTCATTATGGCAACTGGAAGCTACTTTTCCCGCTCTTTGCCGTTATTACCCTGATTGCTATCTTTTACCTCTATTTTACCGATATTAAAGAACATGCCATCGAAGGTAAGACTTCTTCTTTTAAAGAATGTATCGGAATGCTGGGGGATCGGATCATTCTGATCCTGTTTTTGGGTATATTGGTTCATGTAGGGATCGATGTCGGAGTGAATATTACAGCACCGAAGCTACTGATTGAACGAACCGGTATGGAGCTGGCTGAAGCTGGATATGCAACCAGTTTATATTTCCTGTTTCGTACTTGCGGTTGTTTTGCAGGTACTTTCATTCTGGCCAGGTTCTCTTCGAGAAATTTCTTTGTTATAAGCGTCTGTTTGATGCTTTTAGGTATTCTTGGCCTTTACTTCAGCTTTAATGCAATGACAATTTATATATGTGTGGCCTTTATCGGATTAGGAAACTCGAATGTATTTCCGATCATTTTCTCACGCGCCTTAATGTATAAGCCGGCACGTAACAATGAGATTTCCGGGTTGATGATCATGGGAATAGCCGGAGGAGCTGTTTTTCCGCTGTTGATGGGACTTGCTTCCGATAATCTCGGTGGCCAGGTCGGAGCTGTCGTTGTGCTAACAGTTTGTGTGGCTTACCTCGTATTTCTTATGTTGAAGTTTAATGAAAATACGTAA
- a CDS encoding sedoheptulokinase, giving the protein MCFIGIDIGTSSISSVAYDLKKNKIESVTITNDSTIVSEVLWEKTQSPGRIIEIVEEIMDDFSSRYPDIKGIGVTGQMHGILYLNEQGEAVSPLYTWQDGRGNQLYRDNKTYATYLSDETGYALATGFGLVTHFYNQVNGLVPGDAKQICTIMDYVVMKLAGQKTPLTDYSNGASIGFFDTKNLCFDHAALDKVGIDLSILPELSESATCCGYNKQQIPVYSAIGDNQAAFLGSVKDIHHSIHITVGTSSQISVYSDKFIKIPELDTRPFPGGGYILVGAALCGGQAFVLLKNFFEQTLRFFLPALSDEQLQAGGLDFYQVMTSVPYKGDVSGLPIVETLFDGTRFAPCKRGHIENISLSNFTPENLILGFLKGISRELYNFYQRLPENIRHEKDVIVGSGNALKRNPLLCQAFEELFGCKLSFSLYQEEAAFGACLSAVKGEDRCKIA; this is encoded by the coding sequence ATGTGCTTTATTGGAATAGATATCGGAACCAGTTCTATCAGTAGTGTTGCTTATGATCTGAAAAAAAATAAAATAGAATCGGTCACAATTACCAACGACTCAACGATTGTTTCGGAGGTTCTTTGGGAGAAAACCCAATCTCCCGGCAGAATCATTGAGATCGTGGAAGAAATAATGGATGATTTCTCTTCGCGTTACCCGGATATTAAAGGCATTGGTGTTACGGGACAAATGCATGGAATACTTTATTTGAATGAACAAGGCGAAGCGGTCAGTCCACTTTATACCTGGCAGGATGGGAGAGGTAATCAGTTATATCGTGATAATAAGACTTATGCAACTTACTTGTCGGATGAAACAGGCTATGCGCTGGCAACAGGTTTCGGTCTGGTGACGCATTTCTATAATCAGGTAAATGGGCTGGTTCCCGGTGATGCGAAACAGATCTGTACGATCATGGATTATGTTGTCATGAAGTTGGCCGGACAGAAAACGCCTCTTACTGATTACTCGAACGGTGCAAGCATCGGCTTTTTCGATACGAAAAATTTGTGCTTTGATCATGCCGCTTTGGATAAAGTGGGAATAGATCTTTCTATTTTACCGGAATTGTCGGAATCGGCCACTTGTTGTGGTTATAATAAGCAGCAGATACCCGTATATTCAGCGATAGGAGACAACCAGGCTGCTTTCCTCGGCTCGGTAAAGGATATCCATCATTCAATTCACATAACCGTAGGGACAAGTAGTCAGATCTCTGTTTACTCGGATAAGTTTATAAAAATACCGGAACTGGATACAAGGCCTTTCCCCGGGGGTGGATACATATTGGTGGGAGCCGCTCTTTGTGGCGGTCAGGCGTTCGTTTTGTTGAAAAACTTTTTTGAGCAGACTCTACGGTTTTTTTTACCGGCATTATCAGATGAGCAACTCCAGGCCGGCGGTTTGGATTTTTACCAGGTGATGACTTCTGTTCCCTATAAAGGAGACGTTAGTGGTCTTCCCATTGTGGAAACTTTATTTGACGGAACCCGTTTTGCTCCGTGCAAACGTGGTCATATTGAAAATATATCTCTTTCTAATTTTACTCCGGAAAATTTGATATTGGGTTTTCTGAAAGGCATCAGTCGTGAACTGTATAATTTTTATCAAAGGCTTCCGGAGAATATCCGTCATGAAAAAGATGTTATCGTTGGTTCGGGGAATGCTCTTAAAAGAAATCCGCTCCTGTGTCAGGCATTTGAAGAATTATTCGGATGTAAGTTGTCTTTTTCTTTGTATCAGGAGGAGGCTGCTTTTGGGGCTTGTTTGAGTGCTGTTAAAGGAGAAGACAGATGTAAAATTGCTTAA
- a CDS encoding alpha-L-arabinofuranosidase C-terminal domain-containing protein, which produces MEYEYTYQPVIRHYAVSGYDKQTNEVVIKLVNGENTPWNISINLSNMKSVQSEGTQITLSGMDPDDENSFVNPEKVVPVETVLKGIKPSFEMVCRPNSFTILRIPCEH; this is translated from the coding sequence TTGGAGTATGAATATACTTATCAGCCGGTAATCCGTCATTATGCTGTTTCGGGCTATGATAAGCAGACTAACGAGGTTGTTATCAAATTGGTGAATGGTGAGAATACGCCGTGGAATATTTCGATCAACCTGTCTAATATGAAATCGGTTCAGTCGGAAGGTACGCAGATCACTTTAAGTGGCATGGATCCGGATGATGAGAACAGTTTTGTAAATCCGGAAAAAGTCGTTCCGGTAGAAACCGTCTTGAAAGGAATAAAACCTTCTTTCGAAATGGTTTGCCGGCCTAATTCATTTACGATCCTGCGAATTCCTTGCGAACATTGA
- a CDS encoding DMT family transporter has product MNAKVKGYVLGAIAAATYGMNPLFALPLYKAGMDPDSVLFFRYLFAIPALGVMLKARGRNFKLCRRDLVPLIVLGFLVAFSSLALFQSYNYMEAGIASTLLFVYPIMVALIMSVLFKEKLTLQTILCIFLALGGIGLLYQTGSGATLSTMGVLLVMGSALSYAIYIVGVNRPRLKDIATLKLTFYVLLFGVLLFLIRVDFGQSLHIPNDWYLWGNLIALAIFPTAISFLCTTQAIQYIGSTPTAILGALEPLTAVFFGVTIFGEVLTPRLGCGIVMIILAVTLIIAGSNITTYLIRFRKLFPRLPFKKRSA; this is encoded by the coding sequence ATGAATGCAAAGGTAAAAGGATACGTATTGGGGGCCATAGCTGCCGCCACTTACGGCATGAATCCTCTTTTTGCTCTTCCCCTTTATAAAGCGGGAATGGATCCTGATTCTGTATTGTTTTTCAGATACTTGTTTGCCATTCCGGCATTGGGTGTTATGCTTAAAGCAAGAGGACGAAACTTTAAATTATGCCGGAGAGACCTCGTTCCGTTGATTGTCCTTGGATTCCTGGTCGCTTTTTCTTCGCTTGCCCTGTTCCAGAGTTATAATTACATGGAAGCCGGTATTGCATCGACCTTGTTGTTTGTTTATCCGATCATGGTTGCCCTGATCATGTCGGTGCTTTTTAAGGAGAAATTGACCTTGCAGACTATTCTTTGTATTTTCCTGGCATTAGGTGGTATAGGTTTGCTCTACCAAACCGGTAGCGGTGCGACACTTAGTACGATGGGTGTCCTTCTGGTTATGGGATCGGCGCTCAGTTACGCAATTTATATCGTTGGTGTGAACCGGCCGAGATTGAAGGATATAGCGACTCTTAAACTGACTTTTTATGTCTTGCTTTTCGGTGTTTTGCTTTTCCTGATCCGTGTGGATTTCGGGCAGAGCCTGCATATTCCCAACGACTGGTACCTGTGGGGTAATCTGATCGCTTTGGCTATCTTTCCCACCGCAATATCATTCCTGTGTACCACTCAGGCCATACAGTATATCGGTTCAACCCCGACAGCCATCCTCGGTGCGTTGGAACCTCTGACAGCTGTCTTTTTCGGTGTGACCATTTTCGGTGAAGTACTGACACCCAGATTGGGTTGTGGAATCGTGATGATCATCCTGGCTGTAACACTCATTATCGCCGGAAGTAATATCACAACCTATCTGATCCGTTTCAGGAAATTGTTTCCCCGGCTTCCGTTCAAGAAAAGGAGTGCTTGA
- a CDS encoding tetratricopeptide repeat protein yields MERANGYYEKYGSPEEKMNCLLYLGMSYEEETDFEWAMKSYLQAVEMAKVEKKYLLAGKLYNKIAGLHDFDDNYDEAERCQLLSGESYLKGNDSVNYIYSLRNIGWLHVLKEEYREASEYFQNAYRLALPLNDSLLLSSLTNRLGNNYKEMNSYSLAENYLFKSIAYDEAGSGPTYLALANLFTKKGEYDKAREYIEMAILHKTTDRPLTGGILYRSYILEKELGNYSLSLDYYERFNHFADSIAELQAKTDVLKAEKRYEYVEVLNENTKLELEYYRFFVGSIFMFLIFVILVVKYRYSLTKKNEKLRNKQKEINNVLQEKEYAVQGLSEKISGIRKGILENSDVYKKMIQNAQSIEKAKKNLLTDQEWQALYELLRMAYPFFMDGLQKKFLGLTETEKRFCCLLKLSFNNQQLAVFLNIQPTSVDRKRYRIRKKGNLENTETTLEEVIAGL; encoded by the coding sequence ATGGAACGAGCAAATGGGTATTATGAAAAGTATGGCTCTCCGGAAGAAAAGATGAATTGTTTGCTGTACTTGGGGATGTCTTATGAAGAGGAAACGGATTTCGAATGGGCGATGAAATCGTATTTACAGGCGGTGGAGATGGCGAAAGTAGAGAAAAAATATTTGTTGGCAGGGAAATTGTATAACAAGATTGCCGGATTGCATGATTTTGATGATAATTATGATGAGGCAGAACGTTGCCAATTGTTGAGTGGTGAATCTTACTTAAAAGGGAATGATAGCGTGAATTATATTTATTCGCTTCGGAATATAGGGTGGCTTCATGTGCTAAAAGAAGAATATAGAGAGGCTTCGGAGTATTTCCAGAATGCTTATAGATTAGCTTTGCCTTTGAATGACTCGTTGTTGCTAAGCTCTTTAACGAATCGGTTAGGGAATAATTATAAAGAAATGAATAGCTATTCATTGGCAGAAAATTATTTGTTCAAATCGATTGCTTATGATGAAGCAGGGAGTGGGCCAACTTATTTAGCATTGGCTAATTTGTTTACAAAAAAAGGAGAATATGATAAAGCACGTGAATATATAGAAATGGCTATTTTGCATAAAACGACTGACCGACCACTGACCGGTGGAATATTATACAGATCGTATATACTGGAAAAAGAGTTGGGTAATTACTCTTTGTCGTTGGACTATTATGAACGTTTTAACCATTTTGCTGATTCCATTGCTGAATTACAAGCGAAAACAGATGTGCTAAAAGCAGAAAAACGATATGAATATGTTGAGGTTTTGAATGAAAATACGAAATTGGAGTTGGAATATTATCGTTTTTTTGTTGGTAGTATTTTTATGTTTTTGATATTTGTTATTCTTGTCGTTAAGTATAGATATAGTCTTACTAAAAAAAATGAGAAGTTGAGAAATAAACAAAAGGAAATAAATAATGTATTGCAGGAGAAAGAATATGCAGTGCAGGGATTAAGTGAAAAAATATCAGGTATTCGAAAGGGTATATTAGAGAATTCTGATGTGTATAAAAAAATGATTCAGAATGCCCAATCAATAGAGAAAGCTAAAAAGAATCTGTTGACGGATCAGGAATGGCAGGCATTGTATGAGCTATTACGAATGGCATATCCGTTTTTTATGGATGGCCTACAAAAGAAATTCCTTGGTTTGACTGAGACAGAAAAGCGTTTTTGTTGTTTACTGAAACTAAGTTTTAATAATCAGCAGTTGGCTGTCTTTTTAAATATACAACCAACATCTGTCGATCGTAAGCGTTATAGGATCCGGAAAAAGGGAAATTTGGAAAATACAGAAACAACCTTGGAAGAAGTTATTGCAGGGCTTTAA
- a CDS encoding DUF3244 domain-containing protein: MKRFLLIMVLLCVTMAGFAKREKIDLMDQARSLMPSIEAYIDDRMLELEISEDLGTLDILIKDVSGNVVFSSVIDGNHVAIPLGLDLKKGDYVLIIVNKENILVGNFSIEE; the protein is encoded by the coding sequence ATGAAAAGATTTTTATTAATTATGGTGTTGTTATGTGTAACAATGGCTGGTTTTGCAAAGAGGGAAAAGATCGATTTAATGGATCAAGCACGGTCTTTAATGCCTTCGATCGAAGCGTATATCGATGATCGAATGTTAGAGTTGGAAATTTCAGAAGACTTGGGAACATTGGATATATTAATAAAAGATGTTTCTGGGAATGTGGTTTTCAGTTCAGTAATTGATGGAAATCATGTTGCTATTCCTCTGGGTTTGGATTTGAAAAAAGGAGACTATGTGCTTATCATTGTAAATAAAGAAAATATTCTTGTGGGGAACTTTTCTATAGAAGAATAA